aaagagtgtgttttgttcttgttctttggAAACTCCATAGAGAAAATAGCGAAGAGAGGTAAAGCAAGAAAATATCAAGAACCAGAAATTACAAGCTCAGCTCAAGTACAGCAAGAAACAATTAGGGGAGGAGTTATGAGGATGAAACAAGAACCCAGATTAGAGGCTCCTTCAGTAAGAATCTTCAGCTCTACATTTTTGTGATCATATcctgtttttttgtttgtttttgtttttgttttttgtggttcaaagaagaacaaaaacaaagggctATAATCTCTAAAACTCTAATGACATAAAGATTCTCTCTTTTTTACTTCACTAGCTTGTTTTCTTTCATCTCATTTTCTTAAGACTCATGTTATTGTTTTTTGCTGAGTTAAGGTTGTGTTGCATGTTACATTAACTAAGGCGTGTTAACCTATTTTAGAGGTGCAAAAGTTCAAAAGGATTTAGCTGATTTTTTTGCTAGTGGTTGGTTGGACATTTGGTTGGCATGGTTGGTGaaaaggtctttttttttttggtggaaaGATTTTGGAAATGGTCAAGAATAAAAGTGTGGCTTTCATTTTGATTAGAGATCCATTCTCCAGATTGTGTTTTTAGATTTAATATGTGATTTCGCCTTCATCTTTGGAGGGTCAATAAATGGAAAAATTTAGTGTTTGCGTCATCTTCGTTTAGCAAAGTGACACCCGATTTAAGTTTCCAAAGTCTTGCTTCTAACTTAAGAAGATTATTATATTCAGTAGTAAGAGTCCTTTcaaaattttgaagaaaaaagcGAACTCTCAATACCAGTGAGACGTCGAAGTAGAGTTCTTTTTTGGTGAAAAATATTCCCAAAGGAAGATTTATTCCAATGGGTTACTTCGTTAGTAAAATCGTCTACTGCatctatcaatttttttttagacTCCCAGGACTCATGAACAATATTTTCAAAATCTGGATGAGAAGTACATATAGTCTCAAACCGAAAAGCTTCAGTTCTCGGCAGGAGGGATGGAGCAGTGGATAAGGGAAGgcaagggaggggggggggggcgatGGTCTGGGTGAGTGCGTCGAAGATGGCAAACATTGCTTTCAGGAAATAAATCAATCCATTTATAATTCGCTAAAAGTCTATCCAGATGTTCAAGTATATTGTTTTCACGTTTTATTCTATAAGTCCAGGTAAATCGTGTACCTCTATATACAAGGTCAAGTTCATTGGCACGATCTGTTTGTTCCGACTATTAGCTGATGTGAATaacttataaatatatatgtttgtGCTTTTGGAGAAATATTGCTTGCTATTAATCAAGACAATATTCTAGCACTTGGATTACATATGTACAATGGCTTCGTCGGTTCATGTCAAGTTTTACCTACTATGAAGCTGCTTATTTGGTTTTCCTGTTAGCTCCTACTTAGACAAATAGACTTGCATCAACTAACTGCCCAATCCTTTGTGTTTTGACAGGGTTTTGTGCCTTCACCATCCCGTCCTCAAACTCGCACTTATTTGAAGGCAATCATGGATAATTGTAAGTTTAGGACTGCTACGCTAAGGTCTCCAGTTCGAAATGTTAAGGTACTCTATTGAAACTTTACAAACTGTTCTTGGATAAGTAAGAGTGAACTTTTATTATTAATAGTACCAAGAGTGCGTTAATATGTACAGCCAAAAATTTACTGAACACTCTCAAACTAAGAGAGTCTGTGAAGTCTACACAAGTGTATACACCACTTCCCAGTCAAACATGTTTCGTCGGATATATTTACAGAGGATAGAGAAATATAGTTGTGAGTGGGAGCATATAACTTTGGATGTGTATTTATACTGCTGGACATTTTTTACAGAAGATAGAGAAATATAGTTGTGAGTGGGAGCATATACCTGTAGAGTGTAGAATGATGCTAGTGATGAGTATTTATCTTTAATATTTATACTGCTGGACATTTTTTCTGCAGTCCCCTTTCTAATAATGTTAAAATGGCGTATGATGTATACTTTTCTTTTATTAATGAAATCAATGTAAACATCACTTCTTATTCTACAAGTGTCGCACCCTTCCAGTACTTGTAGTGAGTTTCCTGCTCATCTTATCACTGGAACCTCTCGTACAACAAAAGAAAAGGTTCATGACTCCGTGCATCAATCTATCCTAACAAAGCATGGTCCCTTGGGTGTTGGAAATCAGAAACAGGGGCAACACACTCAAACAGCTCCTTCTTACCCTGAAGTTGTAGTCGAGAACAGTGCAACAGTAAGCAAGGCTGTTGCTGTGTCCAATGCTAATGCCAGAGAACCAGAAACCAGAAGTGGCCAGAGTGGTGCGCGTCCAACAAAATCCATGAGTCTCAACCTCACAAGGATAGCTGCACTTGTGAATGACTATTCATCTGACGATGAGATTGAATCAAGACCCGATGACCTGTCAGTCATGGTTAATGGGTATAAAGTTAAAACGGAAACAGCACCTGTCCTGGAGAAGATCTTCCATAAGTACGGAGATATTGCGAGGAATAGCTCTGTCACTTCAGTGAAGTTCTCTTCATCAGTCCTGGAATTGGTTTGCGACATCTATAACAAATTGGAGGCAACAAATTTGCAAAGCATAAGCTCCACAGAACTCCAATCTATGCTTGCCGAAGCTCGAGATCTTGAGTCTGTCAAAGTAGCTGTCGGGTGGCTCCGTCTAAGGTTGAATGATATCTCCCAAGCCAAGCAACTTCTCCAGGACAGTAGCAAACTGAAGGAGGCAAAAACCAGGAACCTTGTAGTTATGGAGATGAACAAGAAGGGACTGGAA
The nucleotide sequence above comes from Lycium barbarum isolate Lr01 chromosome 3, ASM1917538v2, whole genome shotgun sequence. Encoded proteins:
- the LOC132634358 gene encoding uncharacterized protein LOC132634358; translation: MLSTCSEFPAHLITGTSRTTKEKVHDSVHQSILTKHGPLGVGNQKQGQHTQTAPSYPEVVVENSATVSKAVAVSNANAREPETRSGQSGARPTKSMSLNLTRIAALVNDYSSDDEIESRPDDLSVMVNGYKVKTETAPVLEKIFHKYGDIARNSSVTSVKFSSSVLELVCDIYNKLEATNLQSISSTELQSMLAEARDLESVKVAVGWLRLRLNDISQAKQLLQDSSKLKEAKTRNLVVMEMNKKGLEELEDQLATCTATCRALQERIRQKKDECGIARSEN